The following proteins are encoded in a genomic region of Acidimicrobiales bacterium:
- a CDS encoding enoyl-CoA hydratase/isomerase family protein — translation MSNDWVLYEKDRATKIATLTLNRPEQMNAPTIEMRLRYAELLHQANIDDDVKVLVVRGSGDDFGTGQDLPEFMEAVNSEDGLLREVQLEGEDVTYPPRKNFRHGATTTQAWFTDPRGGCRTLQEFKKISIVEAKGYVYGWHFYQAGDADLVIASDDALFGHAAFRYAGAAPRMWWWAQMMGLRKFQEMVFTGRPFTAAEMAEVGFVNSVVPRDQLENEVRKYALACAQNRSTDVIFMQKAFFEVMKQYQGEYMGSLISGMLESMAGYGRPDQNEMSTDEAIAKGLTTAVKDFDARFPPEWRLSKKGRAATE, via the coding sequence ATGAGCAACGACTGGGTTCTCTACGAGAAGGATCGGGCGACGAAGATCGCCACGCTCACCCTCAACCGTCCCGAACAGATGAACGCGCCGACGATCGAGATGCGCCTGCGTTACGCCGAGTTGCTGCACCAGGCGAACATCGACGACGACGTGAAGGTGCTCGTGGTGCGGGGCTCCGGCGACGACTTCGGCACCGGACAGGACCTGCCCGAGTTCATGGAGGCGGTGAACTCGGAGGACGGGTTGCTGCGCGAGGTGCAACTCGAAGGCGAAGATGTCACCTATCCGCCGCGCAAGAACTTCCGCCACGGCGCGACGACGACCCAGGCGTGGTTCACCGATCCTCGCGGTGGGTGCCGCACGCTCCAGGAGTTCAAGAAGATCTCGATCGTCGAAGCCAAGGGCTACGTCTACGGCTGGCACTTCTACCAAGCGGGTGACGCCGACCTCGTCATCGCGTCCGACGACGCGCTGTTCGGCCACGCCGCTTTCCGTTACGCCGGCGCGGCGCCGCGCATGTGGTGGTGGGCGCAGATGATGGGGCTGCGCAAGTTCCAGGAGATGGTCTTCACCGGCCGTCCGTTCACCGCCGCGGAAATGGCCGAGGTCGGCTTCGTCAACAGCGTCGTGCCCCGCGACCAGTTGGAGAACGAAGTGCGCAAGTACGCACTGGCGTGTGCCCAGAACCGCTCGACCGACGTCATCTTCATGCAGAAGGCGTTCTTCGAAGTGATGAAGCAGTACCAGGGCGAGTACATGGGTTCGCTCATCAGCGGGATGCTCGAGTCGATGGCGGGTTACGGCCGGCCCGACCAGAACGAGATGTCGACGGACGAAGCCATCGCCAAGGGGTTGACCACGGCGGTCAAGGACTTCGACGCCCGGTTCCCGCCCGAGTGGCGGCTGTCGAAGAAGGGCCGCGCCGCGACCGAATGA